A stretch of DNA from Acidimicrobiales bacterium:
TCACCGGAGCGAGCCGGGGGCTCGGGGCCGCGCTGGCCCGGGCCCTCGCCGAACGGGGCTGGCAGCTCGTCGTCGACGCCAGGGGCGCCGAGGCCCTGGAGCGCACCGCCGAGGAGGTCCGCCGGGCGACCGGCGCGGAGGTGGTGGCCGTGCCCGGCGACGTCGCCGACCCGGCCCACCGGGCCGACCTCGTGGCCGCCGCCGGCCGGCTGGGCCGGCTCGACCTGCTCGTCAACAACGCCAGCGTCCTCGGCCCGAGCCCGCAGCCCGAGCTCGGCGCCTACCCCCTCGACGTGCTGGAGGACGTCTACCGGGTCAACGTGCTGGCCCCGCTGGGGCTCGTGCAGGCGGCCCTGCCGCTGCTCGCCGTGAGCGGCGGCCGGGTGCTGAACGTGACGAGCGACGCCGCCGTCGAGGCCTACGAGGGCTGGGGCGGCTACGGCTCGTCCAAGGCGGCGCTCGAGCAGGTGTCGGCCGTGCTGGCCGCCGAGCACCCCGGCCTGCGGGTGTGGTGGGTCGACCCGGGCGACCTGCGCACCGAGCTGCACCAGGCCGCCTTCCCCGGCGAGGACATCTCGGACCGGCCGCTGCCCGAGACCGTCGTCCCCGGCTTCCTGCGGCTGCTCGACGAGGACCGGCCGAGCGGCCGGTACCGGGCGGCCGACCTCGTCCCGGCGACCATGGGGGTGGGGGCGTGACCCCCGCGGCGGCGGCCGGGCTGGCGGCCACGCTCGACTTCGAGCTGCCGCCCGGGCTCGAGGCCTCCGCGCCGCCCGAGGCGCGGGGGCTGCGCCGCGACGACGTGCGCCTGCTCGTCACCTGGCGCTCGACCGGCGCCGTCGACCACCGGCGCTTCCGCGACCTGCCCGACGTGCTCGCCCCGGGCGACCTGCTCGTCGTCAACACGTCGAGGACCCTGCCGGCGGCCGTCGACGGGCGGCACGCCGACGGCAGCCCGGTGGTCGTCCACCTGTCGACCGACCTCGGCGCCGGGCGCTGGGTGGTCGAGCTCCGCATGCCGGCCGGCCGCGGGGCGACCGTGCCGTGCGGGTGCGGCCGGGCCGGCGAGCGCCTGGACCTGGCCGGCGGGGCGACGGCCGAGCTGCTGGCCCCCTACCTGCCGTCCGGGCCCCGGCCCCGCCTGTGGGTGGCCGACCTGCGCACCCCCGGGCCGGCGCTCGCCTGGCTGGAGGCGAACGGCCGACCGATCCGCTACGGCTACGTGCCCGAGCCGTGGCCCATCGACGCCTACCAGAACGTGTACGCGCTGGTCCCCGGGTCGGCCGAGATGCCGAGCGCCGGGCGGGCGTTCACCCCCGAGCTCGTGACCCGGCTGGTGGCCGGCGGGGTGGCCGTCGCCCCGATCGTGCTCCACACCGGCGTCGCCTCGCTGGAGGCCGGCGAGGCGCCCTACCCCGAGCCGTACACGGTGCCGCCCGCGACCGCCCGGCTGGTGAACGCGACGAGGGACGGCGGCGGCCGGGTGGTGGCCGTCGGCACGACGGTCGTGCGGGCGCTCGAGACCGTGGCCGGGCCGGACGGGACCGTCGTGCCGGGCGAGGGCTGGACCGACGTCGTCGTCACCCCCGAGCGGGGCGTGCGGGCCGTCGACGGGCTGCTGACCGGGTTGCACGAGCCGAGGGCGTCGCACCTCGCCATGCTGGAGGCCGTGGCCGGCCGGCCCGTGCTGGAGCGGGCCTACGCCGAGGCGCTGGCCGGGGGGTACCTGTGGCACGAGTTCGGCGATCTCCACCTGATCCTGCCGTGAGGCCGCTCGACGACGACCAGCTGGCCGCCTACCTCGCCCGGGTCGGCGTCGAGCGGCGGGCGGCCACGCTCACGGCGCTGCATCTCGCCCACCGCCACGCCGTGCCGTTCGAGAACCTCGACATCCACCTCGGCGAGCCGGTGTCGCTCGACCTCGACCGCATCGTCGACAAGGTCGTCCGCCGCCGGCGGGGCGGGTTTTGCTACGAGCACAACCTGCTCTTCGCGGCCGCGCTGACCGCGCTCGGCCACGAGGTCGGCTTGCTCAGCGCGTCGATGTGGAACCCGACGGCGGGCCGCTGGAACCCGCCCTTCGACCACCTCGCGCTGGAGGTGGACGACGGCGGCCGGGCCGTGCTGGCCGACGTCGGCAGCGGGCGGGGGTTCCTCGTGCCGCTGCCCTTCGACGGCGGCGGGTGGGTGGAGCACCCGGCCGGCGGGGCCCACCGCCTCGTGCCCGAGCCGGGCGGCGACGGCTGGGTCGTGCAGCAGCGGGCGGCCAGGGGCGAGCCGGTCGAGCCCGGGTTCCGCTTCGAACGCGCCCACCACGAGCCGGGCGACTTTGCGGCCATGTGCCACCACCAGCAGACCTCGCCCGAGTCGGTGTTCACGACCGGCTGGGTGTGCACGATGGCCCGGCCGGGCGGCGGCCGGCTGACCGTGCGCAACGGGCTGCTCGTCGAGGAGTGGCCGGGGCACCGGGAGGAGCGCCCGCTGGCCGGCCCGGACGAGTTGGAGCGGGTGCTGGTCGAGCGGTTCGGGATGGCCCCGGTCGCCGTGCCCGCCGCCTGGTTCGCGGCGGGGCCGGGCTAGAGGCGGTCGGCGCCGGCCAGGTGGGCGAGGAGGACCTCGTTCAGGCGGTCGGGCGCCTGCTCGGGGATCCAGTGGCCGACCCCCTCGAGCACCTCGAAGCGGTACGGGCCCTCGACCTCGGCGGCCGTCGCCTCGGCGGGCTCCCGGCCGAGCGCCGGGTCCTGGTCGCTCCAGACGTACAGGGTCGGGGCGGTGACCGGGCCCATGTCGTCCGCGTCGGTCAGCTCCACCGCCCGGTACCAGTTGAGCGCCCCGGTCAGCGCCGGGCGGGTGCCGAGGGCGGCGAGGTACGGGTCGGCCGACGCCGGCAGCCCCGGCAGCGCGGTCAGCTCGAACAGGCGGCGCAGCCCGTCGCCGTCGCCGCCGAGGAAGGAGTCCTCGGCATCCGGCGACCGGAAGAACGCCATGTACGACGAGCGGTCGGCCTGGTCGCCGCCCAGCTCGCCGTCGATCGCCCGGCGGAAGGCGCGGGGGTGGGGGACGGAGAGCACCGACAGCGAGCGCAGCCGGTCCGGGTAGCGGCCGGCCACCCGCCAGGCGACCGCCGCACCCCAGTCGTGGCCGACGAGGTGGAACCGGTGGCCGCCGATCTCGTCGGCCATGCCGAGCACGTCGGCCACGAGGTGGTCCATGCGGTAGGCGTCGACCCCCGCGGGCCGGGCGCCCGGGGAGTAGCCCCGCTGGTCCGGGGCGACCGCCCGGTAGCCGGCGGCGGCGAGCGCCGGCAGCTGGTGGCGCCAGCACCACGACGTCTGCGGGAACCCGTGCAGGAGCAGGACGAGCTCGCCGTCCTCGGGGCCGTCGGCGACGGCGTCGAAGCGCAGCGGCCCGACGGGCAGGGTCAGCCGGTCCACGGTCCGCCAGCCCGGCCCGTCAGCCGGCCAGGGACAGCAGCGAGCCCCAGTCCGACCCGTGCACCTCGGCCACGTCCCGGTGCGAGCGCCGCAGGGTCGCCTCGGGCACGGCGTCGGCCACCGCCCGCTGCTTGTCGTAGTGGTGCGGGCTGGCGACCTCGGCGAACAGCGGCCGCCGGGCGGCCACCAGCTCGGCCGGCGGGTCCT
This window harbors:
- a CDS encoding SDR family NAD(P)-dependent oxidoreductase gives rise to the protein MTVALITGASRGLGAALARALAERGWQLVVDARGAEALERTAEEVRRATGAEVVAVPGDVADPAHRADLVAAAGRLGRLDLLVNNASVLGPSPQPELGAYPLDVLEDVYRVNVLAPLGLVQAALPLLAVSGGRVLNVTSDAAVEAYEGWGGYGSSKAALEQVSAVLAAEHPGLRVWWVDPGDLRTELHQAAFPGEDISDRPLPETVVPGFLRLLDEDRPSGRYRAADLVPATMGVGA
- a CDS encoding S-adenosylmethionine:tRNA ribosyltransferase-isomerase, with protein sequence MTPAAAAGLAATLDFELPPGLEASAPPEARGLRRDDVRLLVTWRSTGAVDHRRFRDLPDVLAPGDLLVVNTSRTLPAAVDGRHADGSPVVVHLSTDLGAGRWVVELRMPAGRGATVPCGCGRAGERLDLAGGATAELLAPYLPSGPRPRLWVADLRTPGPALAWLEANGRPIRYGYVPEPWPIDAYQNVYALVPGSAEMPSAGRAFTPELVTRLVAGGVAVAPIVLHTGVASLEAGEAPYPEPYTVPPATARLVNATRDGGGRVVAVGTTVVRALETVAGPDGTVVPGEGWTDVVVTPERGVRAVDGLLTGLHEPRASHLAMLEAVAGRPVLERAYAEALAGGYLWHEFGDLHLILP
- a CDS encoding arylamine N-acetyltransferase; amino-acid sequence: MRPLDDDQLAAYLARVGVERRAATLTALHLAHRHAVPFENLDIHLGEPVSLDLDRIVDKVVRRRRGGFCYEHNLLFAAALTALGHEVGLLSASMWNPTAGRWNPPFDHLALEVDDGGRAVLADVGSGRGFLVPLPFDGGGWVEHPAGGAHRLVPEPGGDGWVVQQRAARGEPVEPGFRFERAHHEPGDFAAMCHHQQTSPESVFTTGWVCTMARPGGGRLTVRNGLLVEEWPGHREERPLAGPDELERVLVERFGMAPVAVPAAWFAAGPG
- a CDS encoding alpha/beta hydrolase → MDRLTLPVGPLRFDAVADGPEDGELVLLLHGFPQTSWCWRHQLPALAAAGYRAVAPDQRGYSPGARPAGVDAYRMDHLVADVLGMADEIGGHRFHLVGHDWGAAVAWRVAGRYPDRLRSLSVLSVPHPRAFRRAIDGELGGDQADRSSYMAFFRSPDAEDSFLGGDGDGLRRLFELTALPGLPASADPYLAALGTRPALTGALNWYRAVELTDADDMGPVTAPTLYVWSDQDPALGREPAEATAAEVEGPYRFEVLEGVGHWIPEQAPDRLNEVLLAHLAGADRL